Proteins co-encoded in one Medicago truncatula cultivar Jemalong A17 chromosome 8, MtrunA17r5.0-ANR, whole genome shotgun sequence genomic window:
- the LOC11424955 gene encoding asparagine--tRNA ligase, cytoplasmic 2, producing the protein MAKENQTKTQTQEPGSVEPNSQHLSLLTPFKYSNRVQLKTLFLDRTDGGSEFIGQRVVVGGWVKSSKEVEKSSPPPPALTADDDITPAKDVSCVEILQSRIPLIRNIMEVLGGSSYVSRKKLRDSPIPRTLPPKSSTVYLLLTDGSSVATLQVVVDSSITTPSLLLPTGTCILVEGLLERPATEGKHAIQLKADKVLHIGTVDIGKYPLSKKRVPLDALRDFSHFRPRTTTVATVMRVRSALSFATHSFFKEHAFFDVQVPTITTTDCEGFGNMFQVTTTVNQKAVKEKLSTIYETEGVSLEIVKEAAKEKSKLVETLKRSESNREALAAAIQDLKKTNELASQLEVREKKKLGTSLKDEKLDTSKDFFSSQTYLTVSGRLHLESYACALGNVYSFGPRFHADKTDSAKHAAEMWMVEAEMAFAELKDSMNCANDLFKYLCERVLENCSEDMKFVAKRIDHTCIDRLRQIISGSPEMISYDEALDVFIKAEDEKSKTKFDSGLKLTSDHLSYLVDAIYKKPVIIHSYPKEAKPFYVRVNDDKTVAAFDFVVPKVGTIISGSQNEERLTVINSRITELGLPREKYEWYLDLCRNGTVKRSGFTLRFDLMVLFTTGLSNVRDVIPFPRSYDKANN; encoded by the exons ATGGCAAaagaaaaccaaaccaaaactcAAACCCAAGAACCCGGTTCAGTTGAACCCAATTCTCAACACTTGAGTCTTTTAACTCCTTTTAAATACTCCAACCGGGTTCAATTAAAAACACTTTTTCTAGACCGAACCGACGGCGGTTCGGAGTTTATAGGACAAAGAGTGGTGGTGGGCGGATGGGTGAAGTCATCAAAGGAAGTCGAGAAATCTTCACCACCTCCGCCGGCATTGACGGCCGACGATGATATAACACCGGCGAAAGACGTGTCATGTGTAGAGATTCTTCAGTCTAGGATTCCTTTGATTCGTAATATAATGGAAGTTTTGGGTGGAAGCAGTTACGTGTCTCGCAAGAAATTGCGTGATTCTCCTATTCCTAGAACTTTACCTCCCAAATCTTCCACCGTTTATCTACTTCTCACTGATGGTTCATCTGTTGCCACGCTTCAG GTTGTGGTGGATTCTTCAATAACTACACCTAGCCTTCTTTTGCCTACTGGAACCTGTATCTTAGTTGAAGGTCTGCTAGAACGACCAGCAACTGAGGGGAAACACGCTATTCAGTTAAAGGCTGACAAAGTTCTTCACATTGGGACAGTAGATATTGGCAAGTATCCATTATCAAAGAAACGAGTTCCACTGGATGCGTTAAGAGATTTCTCCCATTTTCGGCCTCGAACAACTACG GTGGCAACTGTCATGCGAGTTCGCAGTGCTCTATCTTTTGCAACCCACTCATTTTTCAAGGAACATGCATTTTTCGACGTGCAAGTACCCACTATAACAACCACCGACTGCGAAGGATTTGGCAACATGTTCCAGGTTACAACTACCGTGAATCAGAAAGCTGTCAAGGAGAAGCTGAGTACCATTTATGAGACTGAAGGTGTTAGCCTTGAAATTGTGAAGGAAGCTGCCAAAGAGAAAAGCAAACTAgttgaaactttaaaaagaaGCGAAAGCAATAGGGAAGCGCTAGCTGCAGCAATTCAAGATCTGAAGAAAACTAATGAACTGGCGTCACAATTGGAAgtgagagaaaagaaaaaattaggaACTTCATTAAAGGATGAAAAATTAGACACCTCCAAAGATTTTTTCTCTTCCCAAACTTATTTGACTGTCTCTGGTCGCTTACATCTGGAGAGTTATGCATGTGCTCTTGGAAATGTGTATTCGTTTGGACCTAGATTTCATGCAGATAAAACAGATTCTGCTAAACATGCTGCAGAAATGTGGATGGTTGAGGCTGAAATGGCTTTTGCTGAATTAAAG GACTCCATGAACTGTGCTAATGATTTGTTCAAGTACCTCTGTGAGCGGGTTTTGGAAAATTGCTCTGAAGATATGAAGTTTGTTGCCAAAAGAATTGACCATACCTGCATTGATCGTCTTCGGCAGATTATATCAGGTTCCCCTGAAATGATTTCCTATGATGAAGCTTTAGATGTTTTTATAAAG GCTGAAGATGAGAAATCTAAAACGAAGTTTGATTCAGGTCTTAAACTCACTTCCGATCACCTAAG CTATCTAGTTGATGCCATCTACAAAAAACCAGTTATAATTCACAGTTATCCAAAAGAAGCTAAACCGTTCTATGTTCGTGTTAATGATGATAAAACTGTAGCTGCGTTTGATTTTGTTGTCCCAAAG GTTGGAACTATAATTTCTGGCAGCCAAAACGAGGAGCGGCTTACCGTGATAAACTCGAG AATTACTGAGTTGGGTTTGCCGCGAGAGAAGTATGAATGGTACTTAGATCTTTGCCGAAATGGAACGGTTAAACGATCTGGGTTCACTCTAAGGTTTGACCTTATGGTCCTTTTTACAACTGGACTAAGCAATGTTAGGGATGTTATTCCTTTTCCAAGAAGCTATGACAAGGCCAACAACTAA